From Verrucomicrobiota bacterium:
TGCTCTTACACGCCCTCAAAGGCATCAGCGTATTTGCCCATCGAGCAGCACTGGCCGGGAAACGTTCTCCCGCCCTCGAGCAATTTGCTCTCGACGCCCTTTTTACGACGGTGACAAATGTGAATTTTGATCCGGTACGTTTGCAATCGATGCTGAACCGTGCGGGAGATTATTTAGATGAATCCAAGAAACTTTATGAATCCGCCCGCAAGGCGACTGACCCGGCCGTGACGTCCTTTAACGGGGCGACTTGTTTTAAACCCGCGCCGGATATTGACGATCTCATCAGGCAAGGAGAGGAGATCGGGGTGGAGTCGCGTTTAGAAAAGATCGGTCCGGACATACTCGGGCTCCAGGAGCTCCTGACTTATGGACTCAAAGGAATGGCGGCTTATGCCTGGCATGCGGTGGATGCGGGTGAGCCTATCGGGCAGACGGCCCTTTTCATTTTTGAGGCGTTGGCGGCGATTGCCCTGGGACAAACCACGACCATTGACCAGCTCTTGGGCCTGTGCCTGAGTTGTGGGGAAGAGAATTTCAGCGTGCTTGAATCCCTTGATCACGCGCACACCCGCCGTTTCGGCCATCCCGTGCCGACACAAGTGCTTTTGGATCCCGTGCCCGGAGCTTGTATCCTCGTCTCCGGCCATAACCTCGAAGACCTCGAGGCTTTACTCGAGCAGACCCTCGACAAAGGAATCAATATTTATACACACGGGGAAATGTTACCCGCCCACGGTTATCCCGCTCTGAAAAAATATTCCCACCTAGCCGGTCATTACGGGGGAGCATGGCAAGACCAAGCGCGGGACTTCGACCGTTTCCCCGGGTCCATCCTGATGACGACAAATTGTATCCAGCTCCCGAAACAAAGTTATTTCCAGAGACTCTTCACCTGTGGGCTCGTCGCGTGGCCCGGGGTCAGACATATCGAAGGCCGTGATTTCTCCGCTGTCATTAAAGCGGCTTTGCGTTGCCCGGGATTCACGTCCACGGGCGAGGGCAAAACACTCACGCTGGGATTTGGCCACAATGCCGTGCTCGGTGTCGCCGACAAAGTCATTGATGCGGTCAAAGCCGGTGCGATCAAACATTTCTTCCTCGTCGGTGGATGTGACGGGGCGAAAACCGGCAGGAATTATTATACCGATTTCACCGAAAAAATCCCGGATGACTGCGTGATCCTCACGCTCGGTTGCGGTAAATTCCGTTTCAACCGTAATGATTTCGGAACGATCGGGGGCATCCCTCGCCTGCTGGATTGTGGCCAGTGTAATGATGCGTATTCAGCCATTAAAATCGCTTCGGCCCTCGCCCAAGCTTTTGATTGTGGGATCAATGACCTGCCGCTTTCCATGAATATCTCTTGGTATGAACAAAAGGCTGTCGCCGTCCTCCTGACCTTGCTCCACCTCGGGGTGCGCAATATCCGGCTCGGACCGACACTCCCAGCATTTGCGACCCCTGCGATTGTCGCGGTGCTCCAGGAGAAATTTAACCTCATGGCGATTACCAATGCCGAGGATGATCTCGCTGCTTGCCTCGCAAAGTAGGAATGCAGGACGGGGCGAGATGAATCACGGCAAGTCGGCATTAGCTTGCCGTGGACACTCTGGGGGGGGCGGAGAAAAAATCCCTTTGGTGGTGCTTGATTTTTCCAGCATGCCGGACATGATGCATTTTAAAACCTTATGCTTGCTTATGGAAAAGGGACAGCCACAGCCGTCAGCGCACTCAGTGCGCTGGCCGAACTCTATTCTGACCCCGCCGCCCGGGCGAGTGCGCCGCAAATTGCGCAAAAACGCAAGCTCTCGCGCCCGCTTGTGGCGAAAATCCTGACGATCGTGTCGCGGGCCGGTTTTGTCGAAGGTACTCCCGGCCCCGGGGGTGGTTACCGCCTCTCGCATGATCCGGCCTCCATCAGCCTTTATGAAATCGCCAAGCTTTTTGAACAGGTCGAGGGCGAGATCCAGTGCCCCTACGGTCCCGGCTGGTGTGGTAATCATGAACCCTGTCCGCTGCACGATACTCTCTTGGAAATCCATGACCAGATGATGGAACGCCTCAAAGGCACGACCCTCGCCGGTTTCTGTAAGACAAAGCCCGGGAAGTAGAAAATAACGGGGGACTCGTGACAAAAAAAAGAGGTGAAGGGCGTGGCCTTCACCTCTGGGTGTTACAAGAAAAAGCGTGTGTCGGGAAATCCTTACTTTCCTGCGAGGACAGCGCGGAACCATTCTAAGCTTTTCAGGGTATTTTTTTCACCCTTGGCTTCGAGGCTCATGACACCACTCCAGTTATTTTTTTGGAGGAGGTCGACGATCTTGCGGATGTTATCGGCATTGATCCCCTGACCGACGTAGACTTCACTAGCGGCGATACCGGTATCTTTCCCGATGCTGGCTTTGAGTTCAGGGGCGACATCCTTGACGTGGAAATGGCGGATCCAGGGCAGGAGTGCCTCGGTCATGGCGACGGGGTCATTTCCAGCGATAAATGTATTAGCCGTATCGAAATTAATCCCGAGGAATGGATCATTAAAATGTTTCATGAGCCGGATCATGAGTTCGAGGTTATTAGTTAATGGTCCGTGTGGCTCGACATTAATGCTGATCTTATGAGTGCGGGCGAAAGGAAGGGCTTCACCGATATGGTAGACGGCGCGTTCATAGACTTGTTCGAGGGTCATTCCTTTGGGGACTTCAGCGCCGTCGGTGGTGGCGATTGCGGGGCAACCAAGGTCGCGGGCCATCTTGATGCCGTTAATCATATAAGGAATAGATTGCCAGCGGTGGATACCGTAATGGCAGTCGATCTGGCTGATTTTCAGGCCATAACTTGCGGCTTCTTCCGCGATAGCGATGCCGTCAAAATTCAGCGAGATCGACGGGGAGAATCCTAGTCCCTCGAAGAAGTCCTCACCATTGACGGTGTTGATCTCGACGGTGTCAGCACCGTTTTGTTTGCACCAGTTAAAGACATAGGCCAGTGAACGGTCGTCATGGCGGAAGTTATCGCTTGCGATTCCGATTGTGATCATAGTTTTCTTCTTTTTTTTATTGTTGGGGGTTTAAAAAATTTGTCCAGTCATAGATATTGAGCAGTTGCCCGCCCTTTTGATTCAGGAGATTCTGGTAAACTTCCTGGCAATCCTTCGGCTCAACAAGGCTGTAGAGCCCGTCGACTTTGATGGAACCGTCTGCGAGCCATTCGAGCCCGGTTTCAAAATTTCCCATGATACTGTTTTGACCACTTTCAGCCGGATGCATGGGCATGGCCCATTCCCACCCACCCCGGACACTGACGTAGTTGAAAAGAATCCATTGGAGAAGTTCCTGCGCGTAAATATCCGTTTTGCGGCTCCAAGCCAGTCCGATCAAAAAGACTTCCCCGTGTTTACGGACGACACGAACTGCGTCCAGAGCGGCTTTTTCATGGCCGGAACACTCGAAAACCGCAGCGATTTGCTGGGCGAACTCAGGCTGGTCAAAAGGGATTTTTTCGATCACCCGGGAGATCCCACATTTTTGGGCGGCCTCGCGGCGGGCTGCGACGGGATCACACCCGTACACTTGGTAGCCGCACCGTTTGAGGAGTTGGGCGGCCATGAGGCCGACAGGGCCGAGTCCGGTCACGATCACTTTCGCAGGGGGCCGTGCCGTAGTGGAATAAACGGAGGTCCAGGAGATGCTCATGATCCGGGCAAAAAGGGCTTTATCCGCCGCGAGTCCAGACGGGACGATGACGAAATCGGATTCCTGTCCGCGTACGCTGGACATGTGGAATTTTGTGGAAAAAACAATATCCCCCTTTTTGAACTTTGTGACTTCGGCACCTGTCTCCACGACCTCATGGACGGTGGCGTATCCCGGGGGGAAGGGATAAAAAGCTTTTGCCCCGTAGATCCAGTGGCCTTGGTAAACGGCGAGTTCCGTACCCGGACTGATGAGGGAATAAAGTGTCTTGGCAAAAATCTCTTTGGCTCCGAGCGGGGTAGCGTCATGTTCCTTCTCGACGAGGTTTGCCTGACCTTCGCATGGGAATTCAACAATATGGTATTTTGTATTCATGGTATTTTTGGTGAGTGATCAGTGGTGGGGGTTATATTTTTGAAATGCCCAGCCGGGTGGCTGTGGAGCGGATATGAGCGGCGGCGGCATCGTATTGTTCCGGTTTTTCTAAGTGCTCGAGCATGAGGGGCATGTCTGGGGAGAGTTTGTCGACACAGGTGAGGAAGGTTTCATAATCCAGCACCCCCAGTCCGGGGCCGACCTCGCGCATTTCCACCGCGAAGGAGTTCTCATTGATCGTGATGTCTTTGGCGTGGCAGCTCTTGATCTTGTGGCCGAGACGATCGACAAAGTCGCGGATGACGGCACCGTTTTTGTAGAGTTTCTCGGGGGAGTTTAAGATATTGACCGGATCGAAATGCACACCGAAGGCCGGGCGGTCGATAGCCTTCATCAAGTCGAGGTAACTCTCGGCACTGTCCGGATAAGCCCAAGGCATCATCTCAAGAGTGTAAAATGTGCGGGTGGGCTTGACCGCGTCGATGATCTGGCGCGTGCTCTCGACGATCTGGTCGAAGGTCTCCTGAGTGTAATTCCGCGCATCAGGACCGCACCAGACCTTGCCTTTTGAACCGGCGATATTTACACAGCAAGTAATCCCGGCTTCTTCGCACAAGGCGAGGCCAGCGATACAACCATTGATCGCATTTTGGGCGTCTTGCGCGTCGTCAGATAGCGGATTTGACCATGTACCGAGTTCCGAGATGATAATGTCTGCGGCTTTGGCGGCTTCGACATAAGCTTTTTTCTCTTCAGCCGTGCTGCCAGGATGAATCGGTGAATAAGCCGCGCGGTAACCGAGTTGTTTGATTTTATGGGTCCAACCTTCCGGGGTGGGAGCGTGTTCAAAGAGTTGTCCGCCGAGTCTCATAGTGTGTTTGATCCTAGTTGATATGATTTTCTAAAAGGGTAGCGTCCGCCTGTTTTTATAAAAGATATTTTTTTAAGTCAGCTATGGTGAAGTCCCTATCGGCTGGCAGGGGCAGGTCCACACGGCGTTTTTCCACGGCGCTGATCCAGCTGGCGATGGCGACTTCAAAACCGTGCATGGCTTTTTCCCCGCCGCAACGAGGATTCATGCTATCGTCATTGAGCCAGTGGGCGAGCTCCGCCAGATAAGGTACGGTGGACTCAGCCTGGTTGAATCCCAGGGATGGATCAGACTGGAGCCCAGGCTGATCCTTTGTCACTGCGCGCCAACCGGCCCCGGTGATGGCGTGGGCAAACCCTTCGTCCCCGTAAGCGCAGACACCCATGTCCGCCCAGATCCAGAGGTTCCCCGGGGGTTGCATCGGGGCATCACTACCGCATTCGACATTACCAAAGACCCCGTTCTCAAAACGCAACCGCGCCGAGGTGTGTTCAGGGCTGGGGTGGAAAGGGTCGTCGAGCAATTTGCTCCCGTGTACATGGGCCCAGACGGATTGCACTTTCGAGTCTGCCAGCCAGATCATGGCATCGATGACATGAGTCCCGTAGACCATGAGCCAGCCGACACTGGCCCCTTCGAGGCGTTCGAGTTTGCCGATGGCCCCGCTGGAAACGAGAGCTTTGACTTTCTGCCACTGTTCCCCGTAGGGATGGATGTGGGCGATAAAGATTTTCACCTTGGCCTGAGCACATTTATCGATGATCGTGCGGGCTTCTTTGAGGGACAATGCGATGGGTTTTTCGAAAGCGATGGCTTTTACACAAGGGAATTTTAATCCCAGCTCCACAAGAGATAGCCGGATATTTGGGTGCGTGCAGAAACAGAATATATCGGGCTGCACCTCGGCGAGCATTTTTTCAGCGTCGGCATAAAGCTGCGGCTCCAGGCCGTGTTTTTCTTTGAGGCTGATCGCGAGGGTATTGAGCCGCTCGGGATCCGTGTCGCAAATTGCGGCGAGTTCGTAGAGCTCGGGAAGGACTGCCGCAGCATGGGCGTGTTCGCTCCCGCGCTGGCCGGCCCCGACAATGACAAGACGTTGTTTTTCCATGGTTGCGATAAGCAATATCATCGGACGGGGGATGTCTTTTCGAAAGTCGAATTAATTGCTATTTGACTAGCACTATTTTGCTCTTTATACTGATGCCATGGTTCGGGTAAAACCCATTCAAAAAAAAATCTCTCCCACGGCGGGAAAGTGGATCCACTCGCAAATCACCCTTTTCTGGGAGGGAATCAACCGCTTTCCTTGGCGTGAACCCCGTCGCAGGCTCTATGATAACCAGCTTGTGTATTGTTCGGAAGGTGATCATCTCCTGCGTTATGATGACCGTGAATACAAGATGACGGCGGGCACGATCGGCCTGATTCCACCGGCCACTTGGCATGAGAGTGTGCTAGGGAAATCCGACAGGACCCACCGTCACTGTATCCTTTTTAACTGGTTCCCGCGCACGGTGAATGATGCGATCCCCATCCAGGTGTTTGAAGGGGAGGATTTTGATGTGCGGCATGAGGAGCCGCTGCCCGTCCCCTTTGAGGGGAAACTGCCCTTTTACAAGAGACTCGACACGGAGGAGCTCCGGCTCGTGGAGATGCTTTTTAGTGCCTTGCGTAAAAGGCAAGGTGTGGGCCTGGGCCTACTTGATGCGTTATTAAACCATTGGCTGGCCGAAAAAGCTCCGGACAATTTGCGCGTGCTCCACCGGGAAAAGGATGCCTCCCTGGCCCTGAAAAATTATTTGGAGAGCTCCTACGCAGACACCGGGGGATACCGCGACTTTTGTGCGATTGCCGGGCTGAGTCCGAGTCACCTGTGCCGTTCCTTTAAAAAAGCCTATCGGATGACCCCGACCCAATACCTGATCCAGCTCAGGCTCACCCATGCCCGCAGCCTCATCAGCAGTGGTCGCCCGATTGCCGAGGCCGCCCTCGCCGTCGGCATCCGAGACGCAAATTATTTTGCCCGTCTCTTCAGGAAAAACCACGGCCTTTCCCCCACGCAAATTGCGTAAGGGTCTCCGGTTGCCTAGGGGAGAGAGTCGGGCCGGGGATGGTTGATGACGCGAAAAGTGAGATTTTATCCTGTTCGAGTGTGGATGAATGGATTAAGTTCAGCCTTCTTATATGAGCCGTTCGAAGCAACAACTTGTCCAAAAGCTCCTCGAAAGTTACCAGACAATCGGGGCCATTAACCATATAGACGGGGTTAATCTCCCATCAAAGGAAGCCATCAGCCGGATTACCCAAGAGCTGCTCCATCTCGTTTTCCCCGGGTTTTATAACCCCCAAGAGTTCCATTCCACCGAATGTGACAAATACATTTTATTAGCCTTGGAGCGTGTCTCCTCCTTTTTGGAGACCGAGACGCGCAAAAGCCTCGAGTACAGTTACCAGCTCGAATCCAAAAAAGGGGATATCGCCGCCACGGCCACCGAGATGGTGGAGGAGTTCCTCGCGACACTGCCTGCGATTCGTTCGCTGCTGAAACACGATGTGGCAGCGGCATTTGATGGGGATCCAGCGGCAAAAAGTTATGAGGAAATCATCCTCGCTTATCCGTGCATCGAGGCGATAGCCGTCCAGCGTATGGCCCACGAGCTTTATGAGCGGGGGGTCCCGTTGATTCCGAGGATGATGACCGAGTGGGCGCATTCACGCACAGGGATCGATATCCATCCGGGCACGACGATCGGCACACATTTTTTTATCGATCATGGCACGGGTGTGGTGGTCGGCGAGACGGCGCTGATTGGTAATTATGTAAAGCTTTACCAAGGTGTGACCTTGGGGGCGAAGAGTTTTAAGCGCGATGACGAGGGCCGTATCGTTAAAGGCGGCAAAAGACATCCGACCATCGAGGATAATGTGACGATTTATGCGGGAGCCACGATCCTTGGCGGGGATACCGTGATCGGGGAAGGCTCTGTCATCGGGGGGAATGTCTGGTTACTCGAGTCGATCCCGGCCAAATCCATCGTGATCATGGAGGATATTAAACTCAGCATACGATCAAAAACAGATGCCGCCACTGTTGACTTTCAAATCTAAAAGGATAGAGTGATTAGACGGCCACCATTTGAAGCGTGGTGGATTCTTTATGCCGGTCAGACTACCGGTTAAAGCCGAATACAAGTGTGATTTTATATTTCCCTGTCTAAATACGGGGATTTTAAACCACGCGGGACAAAAAAATAGAAACTAAGAAAAGAGTATGGAAGAATACTTTCACAACCTTAACTCGGGAGACTCAGATATGAGCGATCTAACCAGCAAACAAAAATTAATCGATGACCTTAAAATAGTCATTTCAGATGCCGAAGTCGTCCTTAAAGAAACCGCCGGGCAACTCGGTGATAAAGCCTCTGCCGCCCGCCTTAAACTCGAAGAAGGCATTAAAGTCGCTAAAGTCCGCCTGAATGAAGCTGATAAAATCGTCCGCGAAAAAGCCCGTATCGCCACGGATGCCACGGATAAATATATCCATGATAATCCTTATAAAGCGATTGGTACCGGATTTGCTATCGGCCTCATTATCGGATTATTGATCCGTGGACGTGATTAATTTTTCGTCATTAGATCCTTTTGACCGAAAGAAGTCCCCATGAGTTTTGAAAAGCCTGATCTGAATAGCCCCCTCGAAAAAAATATTTTTCACCGCATCGGTGCCGGATTCCTTGATATATTAGGAACCCGCATCGAGCTGGTGCAGTTAGAGATCGAGGAGGAAAAACGCCGGTTGATGTTGGCGATCCTAGTCTCTGTCATCCTCGGGGCTTTTTTCATGGTCGGACTCTCGTTGGTGTCCATTTTTATCGTGATGAAACTCTACTGGGCATACGGCTTGAATAGCCTTATCCCTGTCGCCCTCTGCGCATTCATCATTGCCGGCTTGATTTTCCATTTTCTGCTCCGTCCCTTGGTGAGTTACGGGCAGACACTGAATGAAACGGTTTCCCAGCTTAAACGGGATGCACAGTGGATTAGTGAACAATTTTCCCCAAAGAAAACACCCACACAAAGTGGTCGCGGGGAGGGGGGTAAAAATGCTCAGTAACCGTGATTATCAGATCAAGAAAGCAGAGCTACGCCTGCGTATGGAGCTCCAACGCCAGGATATCACTGATGTCATCCGTGACGTCAAAGCTGCGGTAAATCCCTGGGCTAGAGCGACGAGTTCCCTCCGGTATGGCCTTAGCTTTTTGGGCCCCGCTGCCACGGCTGCCGGTTTTGCCATTCCTTTGATCTCCCGCTTTTTCATGAAGAAAAAGAAACCTGAGTTTATCGAGGCACCAGCCAAACCCTCTTCGTGGAAATCCTACATTATCCCCGCTTTCAGGGTTGGATTAAAATTCTTTTTGAAGTAGTCCCGAGCTGGCGTTAAACCCCCTGCGTCTTTGATGGAACCCGTTTATCTAGATTTTAATGCGACCACCCCGGTTAATCCAGAGGTGGTGGCGGCGATGCAGCCTTTCTTGGAAGGTTTTTTTGGGAATCCCTCCAGCATCCATTATTACGGGCGTGAATCGAGGAATGCCATTGATGAATCGCGTGATGATGTCGCACGGGTCCTGCGTGCGAAACCCGCAGAGATCATTTTTACCGGTGGGGGGACTGAATCCGATAATCTGGCTGTTATCGGATTGGCCCGTAGCCATAAAGCCGGGGGCACTCACCTCATCACCTCCCGGATCGAGCACCATGCTGTCCTCCATGCCTTCGAGTATCTCGAGAAAAACGAGGGATTCCGTGTCACGTATTTAAACCCCGGTGCGAGCGGGCAAATTGCACCGGAGGATTTTGAAAAAGCAATTTGCGCGGACACGATCCTCGCCTCGGTGATGAGTGCGAATAATGAAACGGGAGTGGTCCAGCCGGTGAAAGAACTCGCGCAAATTGCGCGGGCCCGGGGAGTACTTTTTCATACGGATGCCATCCAGAGTTTCGGCAAGGTGCCGGTTTTTCCTCATGAATGGGGTGTGGATGCCCTTTCCCTTTGTGCTCATAAATTCCACGGCCCTAAAGGGACGGGTGTCCTTTTCTTGAAACACGGATTAACGATTGAGCCCGTGGCCTACGGTGGATTCCACGAGGGTGACCGCCGACCCGGGACGGAAAATATTGCGGGGATCGTGGGGTTCGCTCACGCCGCAAAAATGGCTGCCGCCAGCGATTTTAATTCCGAGAATGTCCGGCTTAGGGAATTAACCGAAACACTTTGGCAGGGTTTGGGCGGTTTACCCGGTATCAGGCGTAATGGTCATCCGGAAATGAGATTAGGGAATACACTCAATGTTAGTTTCGATCGCATCGACGGGGAGGAGCTCCTCATGAATCTCGATTTGGAAGGGATCTGCATTTCCAGTGGCTCCGCCTGTATGGTGGGCAGTGTACAGGCCTCCCACGTCCTCCTCGCCATGGGTGTGCCCGAGCAAATGGCGCGAGCCACCGTGCGTTTTTCCCTGGGGAAGACCACGACACCCGCGCAAATCGCTCGCACGGTCGAGGCGACTTGCTCCGTGGTCAACCGTTTGCAGAAACTTAAAAAAACGTAATCTCTCCCGCGCGGCTTTCTAGCACCACCGTGAGAAATGTCGAAAGTAAAAAGGGGGGTAGAGGAGGCGGAGTTTTTTTCCGGATGGAGGGGCATGCTTCCGCATGTCCGAGACCACGGGTCGAAGCCAGTATTTGTCACGTGCGGGTAAATTCACGAAGGCATTGTGACTGCGGTTCGTCAGCTCGGTTAGCCCTTATCTCGCCTCTCAGCCCGCATGATATAAACGATATAAATGGCATCTTTCTCGTGTCGATAAAAGAATACAAAACGGTGGAATGACTAAATGACGATATTGAGTGCCCTTGAGTGCAGCTGGCACTGAGCCGCTCCGGGGATGTAGTGCAAGTTGCTCCACTCGTACAAATACGCGTTGAACGAGGTAGGCGTCTGGCTACATCCGGCTTATCCAGGGAAATATAATCAGCAATGGCATCAATATCCTGAAGGGCAGGTTCCGTCCAAATTATGCGAGCCACCGCGCCATCCTCTGTCTTGCTTGTTTGTGGGAAAGGATTCGGTTTTCCAGAATGGATTCCCCCCCCCCGTCGCGATTCCTTCAAGAAGGGATAACCGGCTTTTACATTCCTTCATACGTCTGCACATCGAGTAGATAGGCAGCGGGGAGGCCGTGTTGGGGTGATTAAAACAGGCTCATGGTCATGGGCGAGTTTCGAGATGACATCTATTGCCTTTCGTTTGAGGGTCGTGACGAGTTCTGTACGTATAGAGTGATACTAAAGTGTCACTTTTAGCTCTACAAATATTATTATAGTCAGCCCTTGCGGAAACAAATCCCCCTTTTGGCGGGGTTACGATAACTTACTGATGCGGTTGCTCAGTGGGGGGTGGGTGGAAAAGATTTTTTTACTGTCCCCCTGGGTGCTCTTGAGTTTCTCGAGGAAATCTTTGAGGCCGTTTTTGCTGTACCCGGTTTCATAGGCGAGTTTAGCGCCAAATTTATCCGCGTCGTATTCGTCATCCGGATCGAATCCGGTATCGAGGAGTTTATTAACGATTTTATCGGTGCCCGCGTCAAAGGCGGAAAAATCGCTACTGGAACCACTGGCGACATCGACGATGCCAGAGACGAGTTGTCCCCGGGAAATCGTCTGGAGTGCGTGGCGGCGTGTGATGTGACAGATTTCATGGGCGAGCACGCCGGCGAGCTGGTCATCATTACCCACGGCATCCAAGAGGCCTTTGGTGATAAAAACGTAACCTCCCGGGGAGGAGAATCCATTCACAATCGAGCTATTCAGGACACCAAAACGAAAATTCAAACCGGGACGGTAGGAATATTTCGCGAGGGATTTGCCGATATAAATGATTTTTTGGGCGGGTCCAGAAGCGCGTGCGAGTCCGCCATTTTTCCCGATGATGCCGATGGCCACAGCCTCGCCGATGGCGGCTTCTTCTTTAGCTCCGATGCCCGTCGCGCCTTTGGCGATTTTTTGTGAACCTTCCGCGACCTTATCGACATTGACTCCGCCGGTGATTTCCGTCGGGAGAGGGACGGGGACATTGACTCCCCCGATATTAAAGGCATTCAAAGATGAGGTGGCGGCGGTGGCTCCGGTCGTCAGCCCGATGAGTCTAAGGAAATTGCGGCGGTTCATGATGCGTACTCCCCGAGTTTATGTTCTTTCATAAAAGTTTTGACATCAGCAGATGAGACGGAGGCATTTTCCTTATCGAGCCAGGCCAGATCCGAAGCGGCATTTACGTAACCGCGACTTTCGGCGTATTGCTGGGCAGCCTCACTGAGTCCGCGGCCGGCGGCTGCGGTGTCCACTCCGCTGGAGGGGGCGAGGAGATCGGCTTTATTTTCTTCCGGGGGTCTGCGGTCACCGACATTACCGGAGTACACCCAGCCGGTTTGTCCTGAAGAGGTTTTGATATTCACCCAGCGGTTCTGGTCCGAGACGACCTTGGCTTTTTCGGCGAATTTGAGTTTGGCCACGACGGATGCCGACGGGTTAGGCTCGGCGTAAACCGGCAAGTCTTGTTTTTTAGAGTAAACGTCAGCCATAACTTTGATGGTCCTTTGAACGGTTTATTTTGTGGTCATCGTGTAAACCCCGTCCCAGTCAGGGGCGGGTGGTTGGTCGATGTAACACAGGGTTCGTTGCCTATATAATGAGTAAAGATTATCCCCGTTTTTTTCTTCGATGGCGAGCTTAAAATCTCCCAGTGCGGCTGCAAATCGCCTAGAACGGTATTGGTCGTAACCGCGCAGGAAATGCTCCAGTGCGGTTTTGTCTTTCCCGGTGACGTCACCGGAGAATCCGAGGAGTTCGAATACGGCGATGGGTTCTTGTTTACCTTTGACCCGGAGGAGATCCACGGGCCGCCAGGCGAAGGTGTCCCCGGTGAGTTCTTTCGTGGCTTGGGTGATCAGGAAAGTCGTGCCATAGTTTTTATTTGCGCCCTCGAGGCGGCTGGAGAGATTTACCGTGTCGCCGAGCACGGTATAATCAAGGCGGATGGAGGAACCGATCGGGCCGACGACGACCGGACCGGTGTGCAGGCCAAAGCGGGTGAAAAGCTCGACGTCATATTTTTCCCGGAAACGCACGGCCATTTCCCGTGTGGCCCGCTCGCATCGCAGGGCTGTCGAGCAAGCACGTACGGCATGGTCGGCCTGGGGCATGGGGGCATTCCAGAAAGCCATCACGGCATCCCCGATATATTTATCGATCGTGCCACCATGGTCGAGGACAGTGCGACTCATTACTTCTAGGTATTCATTAATGAGCTCGACCAAGACCGGCGGGGAAAGTTTCTCAGAAATCGTCGTGAATCCGGCGAGGTCTGAGAAAAAAACGGTGCAAATCTCCTCACGCCCGCCCGGGCTCGCGAGCTCCGGATGATCGATTAATGTCTGGACCACGGTCGGGGAAACGAAACGCCCGAAAAGGCCGGTGATTTCTTTTTTCCGGAGGGTTTCCGTCCGGTAATTAAGTACAATCCCCCCGAAGGCACTCAAGAGTATGGCACTCATCGGTACCACGGGAGGTAACCAGTAACCCCCGGCCAATAATCGACCTGACAAAAAGTAAATGAGAGGCAGGGCGGCAAGGGTGATCGCTGTTAATAGGGAAACGCGTGGAGTCGTCCAGGCGTATGCCGCCATGAGCAGGGATCCCGCGAAGGACAAGAGCAGGACCCATTGGTCGGGGAGCTCCGAGACCCCAGTGGATTCGAGCAAATTGCGC
This genomic window contains:
- a CDS encoding zinc-binding alcohol dehydrogenase, translating into MNTKYHIVEFPCEGQANLVEKEHDATPLGAKEIFAKTLYSLISPGTELAVYQGHWIYGAKAFYPFPPGYATVHEVVETGAEVTKFKKGDIVFSTKFHMSSVRGQESDFVIVPSGLAADKALFARIMSISWTSVYSTTARPPAKVIVTGLGPVGLMAAQLLKRCGYQVYGCDPVAARREAAQKCGISRVIEKIPFDQPEFAQQIAAVFECSGHEKAALDAVRVVRKHGEVFLIGLAWSRKTDIYAQELLQWILFNYVSVRGGWEWAMPMHPAESGQNSIMGNFETGLEWLADGSIKVDGLYSLVEPKDCQEVYQNLLNQKGGQLLNIYDWTNFLNPQQ
- a CDS encoding Gfo/Idh/MocA family oxidoreductase codes for the protein MEKQRLVIVGAGQRGSEHAHAAAVLPELYELAAICDTDPERLNTLAISLKEKHGLEPQLYADAEKMLAEVQPDIFCFCTHPNIRLSLVELGLKFPCVKAIAFEKPIALSLKEARTIIDKCAQAKVKIFIAHIHPYGEQWQKVKALVSSGAIGKLERLEGASVGWLMVYGTHVIDAMIWLADSKVQSVWAHVHGSKLLDDPFHPSPEHTSARLRFENGVFGNVECGSDAPMQPPGNLWIWADMGVCAYGDEGFAHAITGAGWRAVTKDQPGLQSDPSLGFNQAESTVPYLAELAHWLNDDSMNPRCGGEKAMHGFEVAIASWISAVEKRRVDLPLPADRDFTIADLKKYLL
- a CDS encoding sugar phosphate isomerase/epimerase family protein codes for the protein MITIGIASDNFRHDDRSLAYVFNWCKQNGADTVEINTVNGEDFFEGLGFSPSISLNFDGIAIAEEAASYGLKISQIDCHYGIHRWQSIPYMINGIKMARDLGCPAIATTDGAEVPKGMTLEQVYERAVYHIGEALPFARTHKISINVEPHGPLTNNLELMIRLMKHFNDPFLGINFDTANTFIAGNDPVAMTEALLPWIRHFHVKDVAPELKASIGKDTGIAASEVYVGQGINADNIRKIVDLLQKNNWSGVMSLEAKGEKNTLKSLEWFRAVLAGK
- a CDS encoding Rrf2 family transcriptional regulator, which encodes MLAYGKGTATAVSALSALAELYSDPAARASAPQIAQKRKLSRPLVAKILTIVSRAGFVEGTPGPGGGYRLSHDPASISLYEIAKLFEQVEGEIQCPYGPGWCGNHEPCPLHDTLLEIHDQMMERLKGTTLAGFCKTKPGK
- a CDS encoding TIM barrel protein, which produces MRLGGQLFEHAPTPEGWTHKIKQLGYRAAYSPIHPGSTAEEKKAYVEAAKAADIIISELGTWSNPLSDDAQDAQNAINGCIAGLALCEEAGITCCVNIAGSKGKVWCGPDARNYTQETFDQIVESTRQIIDAVKPTRTFYTLEMMPWAYPDSAESYLDLMKAIDRPAFGVHFDPVNILNSPEKLYKNGAVIRDFVDRLGHKIKSCHAKDITINENSFAVEMREVGPGLGVLDYETFLTCVDKLSPDMPLMLEHLEKPEQYDAAAAHIRSTATRLGISKI
- the hcp gene encoding hydroxylamine reductase, giving the protein MFCYQCEQSSQRTGCTSLGVCGKNPETAALQDLLLHALKGISVFAHRAALAGKRSPALEQFALDALFTTVTNVNFDPVRLQSMLNRAGDYLDESKKLYESARKATDPAVTSFNGATCFKPAPDIDDLIRQGEEIGVESRLEKIGPDILGLQELLTYGLKGMAAYAWHAVDAGEPIGQTALFIFEALAAIALGQTTTIDQLLGLCLSCGEENFSVLESLDHAHTRRFGHPVPTQVLLDPVPGACILVSGHNLEDLEALLEQTLDKGINIYTHGEMLPAHGYPALKKYSHLAGHYGGAWQDQARDFDRFPGSILMTTNCIQLPKQSYFQRLFTCGLVAWPGVRHIEGRDFSAVIKAALRCPGFTSTGEGKTLTLGFGHNAVLGVADKVIDAVKAGAIKHFFLVGGCDGAKTGRNYYTDFTEKIPDDCVILTLGCGKFRFNRNDFGTIGGIPRLLDCGQCNDAYSAIKIASALAQAFDCGINDLPLSMNISWYEQKAVAVLLTLLHLGVRNIRLGPTLPAFATPAIVAVLQEKFNLMAITNAEDDLAACLAK